One part of the Vitis riparia cultivar Riparia Gloire de Montpellier isolate 1030 chromosome 15, EGFV_Vit.rip_1.0, whole genome shotgun sequence genome encodes these proteins:
- the LOC117931616 gene encoding probable serine/threonine-protein kinase PBL19 has translation MKCFYYFKDKTRLKVQRSAPELKNQSKSYYSGSDLVIKSSCSTTSRRSIPELYEEKAQNLRVFSFPELRHATHDFSRMLKLGEGGFGCVYKGSIKPADGKGDSIEVAIKRLNPDGVQGHKQWVAEVQFLGIVEHPNLVKLIGYCAVDGERGIQRLLVYEYMPNKSLEDHLFNKAIPALPWQTRLQTVLGAAQGLAYLHEELEVQVIYRDFKSSNVLLDKDFNPKLSDFGLAREGPEDGFTHVSTAAVGTYGYAAPDYIETGRLTTKSDVWSFGVVLYEILTGRRSMERNHPRAEQKLLEWVKHFPANSKKFHMIMDWRLENQYPISAARKIAKLADSCLSKSAKDRPKMSEVVETLKQIIQLPDEGGPSEKSPESFDNDSDDKDKKADQPGPSDSWKRRMAHLASLGEHVEGSNRKRFMIMQRAKVP, from the exons ATGAAGTGTTTCTACTACTTTAAAGATAAGACCCGATTGAAGGTACAAAGATCAGCACCGGAGTTGAAAAACCAAAGCAAATCATACTACTCGGGGTCTGATCTGGTCATTAAATCTTCGTGTTCAACTACTTCACGGCGCAGTATACCAGAATTATATGAAGAGAAGGCTCAAAACTTGCGAGTCTTCTCTTTTCCCGAGCTTAGACATGCCACACATGATTTCAGTAGGATGCTAAAGCTTGGGGAAGGTGGATTTGGTTGTGTGTATAAAGGTTCAATCAAGCCTGCTGATGGAAAGGGAGACTCCATTGAGGTTGCCATTAAAAGGCTGAACCCAGATGGTGTTCAG GGTCATAAACAATGGGTGGCAGAAGTTCAATTTCTTGGTATTGTGGAGCACCCAAATCTTGTCAAGCTTATAGGATACTGTGCTGTAGATGGAGAGAGAGGAATTCAACGGCTACTTGTATATGAGTACATGCCAAACAAAAGCTTGGAAGATCACCTCTTCAATAAAGCTATCCCAGCTCTTCCTTGGCAGACAAGATTACAGACAGTACTTGGAGCAGCTCAAGGATTAGCTTATTTGCATGAAGAATTGGAAGTTCAG GTGATATATCGagattttaaatcatcaaatgtGCTACTGGACAAGGATTTTAACCCAAAGCTTTCTGACTTTGGGCTTGCTAGGGAGGGGCCAGAAGATGGGTTTACTCATGTTTCAACAGCA GCAGTAGGAACTTATGGGTATGCTGCTCCAGATTATATTGAGACAGGCCGCCTGACAACTAAGAGTGATGTGTGGAGTTTTGGTGTTGTACTGTATGAGATCCTGACAGGCAGGCGATCGATGGAGAGAAACCACCCAAGAGCAGAGCAAAAGCTTTTGGAATGGGTGAAACATTTCCCTGCTAATAGTAAGAAATTTCACATGATAATGGACTGGCGCCTGGAAAACCAGTATCCTATCAGTGCAGCTCGAAAAATTGCCAAGTTGGCCGACAGTTGTTTGTCGAAGAGTGCAAAAGACCGGCCAAAGATGAGTGAAGTTGTAGAGACTTTGAAGCAAATAATCCAACTTCCTGATGAAGGTGGCCCTAGTGAGAAAAGCCCTGAATCTTTCGACAACGATTCAGATGACAAAGATAAGAAGGCAGATCAACCAGGGCCTTCTGACTCCTGGAAAAGGCGGATGGCCCATCTAGCAAGCCTGGGTGAACATGTAGAAGGGTCCAACAGGAAAAGGTTTATGATCATGCAAAGGGCCAAAGTTCCTTGA